A segment of the Cellvibrio sp. KY-YJ-3 genome:
AACAAATCAATACCCTGTTTGCGCGCAGCCTCCTCGATAGGCTTTTGAACTTCGCCCGGTAAGCCACAGCTTACAATAAGAGGATGCAAGCCTTGTTTCTGCTGCTCCTTGCACAACATTAATAAAACTTGCTCAGCACCATACAGGCCGCCGCTGTCGATAAGATGGGCTACTTTCATCATCCTACCCGCGGCTTCCACATGACAATTTTTTCGCGTTTTATGAATTTGATGAATGCCATGGCTGCTGCAATGTTGATGAGGCAAAAATAATTAACCAGCGCGAGCCAACGGTTTTTAGTGCCATCGTTGAGCGATACGAATGCCGCAACAGAATAAAAAATAATTTGCGCGAGGAATGTCAGCTGATATAACCAGCCCTCACCGGTAATAAGGCCATTACTAACCAACGCAAGGAACAATGGAATAAAAGCGAGGTAGCGGAGTAATTTATGCGAGGTAATTTGCAAGGAAAACAAACCGTACTTAAACGGATTAAATAAGTGTTTCATATCCCACATCGCCCAATACGCTCTTAGTGAAACACGTACCCGCATGCGAAATTCCGATTGTGAACTGCTAAGTGACTCTTCATTTAATAACGCCTTTTCACAATAGATAACACGCTTGCCTTGGGTAATCACTTTTAATGGCAAAACAAAATCGGGCAATTGATCAGCATTCATTGGTTGATACAACGATTTACGAATCGCGTCTATACCACCATCCACACCAACTACGGAAGACACATTGGCCTCTAGGCTGCGCAGATGATTTTCATATTTCATGTAGGCACTGCAACCATCGCCAATTACGTTACCTTCTTCATTTACGTAAACCATTTTTCCAGTTACGTAACCTACTTCCGGGTCGTTAAAACAGTTGACCAATTGACGCACGGCATCGGACTGATAGTGGCTATTGGCGTCGGAAAAAATAACTATCTCACCGTTTGCGTGAGGCATTGCCAAATTTAAACCGGAGGTTTTTCCTTGACGCGGCACTTGTCTAACCAGGCGAACACGTGAATCTTGTGCGGCGATTTCTTTCACTATGTCGTCGGTGGCGTCTTCGGATTCATCGGAGATTACAATAATCTCCAAACGATCGCTGGGGTAATCCTGGCTTAACTTATTTTGAATAGTCTGACCAATTACGGCGGCTTCGTTAAACGCCGGAATCAGTAGTGTCACAGTAGGAAGCTCATTTAACCCTGCCGATTGCACAGGTGGACGCTTGGGTAAATACCGCAATAAAATCGGATAGCCGATGTAGATATAAACTATCAACAATGCTGACAACCAAAAAAGCAGTTCCATAAATTACCTTTCTATTGAATTGATTCGCTAAAATGCAGCAGGGATTGGAGGGTTTTATCACAATCAAGTTGCATGCATTCTGCTTGTAACGTAAATACCGAAAAATATTGCTTTCCACTCAGTACAGCCGGAATTTGGAGCAGCTTGGCCTGCGCCACTGTTGCTGTTGTATATCCACCCACATCAAACCACTGTGCCTGTATAACCCGCTTTAATCCGGACTTTTGTCGCAGCTGTTCAACGCGAACTTTTTTACCACCAACGACAATAACCTTTACGCTTTCCTGTAACCAAAATTGGCTGTCATATTGGCGCGCGATATAGGGCACCAAACGATCCCGTGGCGTTTGAGGAATATATTGATTAATTTGTAGATAAATATTATTCGGAGCAATAAATTTTCGTGTAAGCCTTGCTGCAGGCAGCGAAGGAGGCAAAGGTAAACTCGATGTATGTGATACAAACCCTATATCGCCCAAACTGTAAGTGGGCGCTGTAGTGTCATTAGTAGCAGCGACCAATTTCCCCATTAAAAAACCGGGCATTAATAACAAAGTTAATAGCAAAACTCTTTTGAACCCAAGAGACTCACCTGCAACGCCTGTGGTTGCTTGCACTCTCTTTATAACGGGGGCGAAATAAATTGCGGGAAAACAAATCAGCGCAAAGACAATCCAACCAAAGGTTTCATGATCTTCCATTAACGAGCTTTGCATTTCGGTGTAGTAGCCCACCAGAATCAGGACAAATATTCTTATCCAGTTTGCCAACAACCCCAATGCACCCGCAATTAACAGAGAAAGCATCAGGCCTTTTTCACGATA
Coding sequences within it:
- a CDS encoding glycosyltransferase family 2 protein, whose translation is MELLFWLSALLIVYIYIGYPILLRYLPKRPPVQSAGLNELPTVTLLIPAFNEAAVIGQTIQNKLSQDYPSDRLEIIVISDESEDATDDIVKEIAAQDSRVRLVRQVPRQGKTSGLNLAMPHANGEIVIFSDANSHYQSDAVRQLVNCFNDPEVGYVTGKMVYVNEEGNVIGDGCSAYMKYENHLRSLEANVSSVVGVDGGIDAIRKSLYQPMNADQLPDFVLPLKVITQGKRVIYCEKALLNEESLSSSQSEFRMRVRVSLRAYWAMWDMKHLFNPFKYGLFSLQITSHKLLRYLAFIPLFLALVSNGLITGEGWLYQLTFLAQIIFYSVAAFVSLNDGTKNRWLALVNYFCLINIAAAMAFIKFIKREKIVMWKPRVG
- a CDS encoding archaeosortase/exosortase family protein, translated to MEVKLQKQDVWQRVAPFMVIAIIVAIYLPTFVGLSAQWTQWDESLSHAYPLLLWFLVLLYKVGPLCHARQNLWIDLLLAIGLVVVSICWFLFNTIQIKILEQLILLPLLFLALAFAFGVKTLWQLRFLLLMPVFALPIWDYLNNALVELASAVVGEMVRMIRIPALIDGSSIFIPSGHIMIADGCSGLRYLIISLALGYTISYLNGYREKGLMLSLLIAGALGLLANWIRIFVLILVGYYTEMQSSLMEDHETFGWIVFALICFPAIYFAPVIKRVQATTGVAGESLGFKRVLLLTLLLMPGFLMGKLVAATNDTTAPTYSLGDIGFVSHTSSLPLPPSLPAARLTRKFIAPNNIYLQINQYIPQTPRDRLVPYIARQYDSQFWLQESVKVIVVGGKKVRVEQLRQKSGLKRVIQAQWFDVGGYTTATVAQAKLLQIPAVLSGKQYFSVFTLQAECMQLDCDKTLQSLLHFSESIQ